A window of the Harmonia axyridis chromosome 5, icHarAxyr1.1, whole genome shotgun sequence genome harbors these coding sequences:
- the LOC123680842 gene encoding uncharacterized protein LOC123680842: MPPALKNCFSDITGKDILPMMILPDIRRRASELPGAISTTLGWVLFGPFARYRRPFKHVSFSPDTVDLSTRRPSRKSLIAKSIIRKRSSFPTSSASISLPPSDIPLFKDLCQMSYESTQLKTQTVLELQTHIEENPSSIPTDLVSSAPNSPAPISRITQMLTEHEHLTVEGDSKISKEISTINQVLKRTKEWEIKSRTRSQSSGSGSARREQKLVTTKTKQSSGSGVAKKEQKADNSGKKGKKNILHKLIRNAKRDYMNTFVTKYTSATKSLWSHVDNLCGRSKPETEIKSIINNEGQEITNTQQIVEEFGRYYNEVGKKQADNIPYTLENKEGEKDKMTNYRPICLISNVAKILEKLLKIRIVKFLEKNKIISEHQYGFREGKSTEDAIRRMIARINGWLDGRKTGLCVFVDLEKAFDTVSHKKLSDKLYRNGFRVRWINVAHFIDEHCIIKLCFG; this comes from the exons ATGCCGCCCGCCCTGAAGAACTGCTTCAGTGATATTACCGGTAAAG ACATCCTCCCCATGATGATACTACCAGATATTCGACGTCGAGCATCTGAGCTCCCTGGAGCTATATCCACCACGTTAGGTTGGGTCCTATTCGGACCATTCGCTCGATATCGTCGACCCTTCAAACACGTCTCCTTCTCGCCTGACACTGTCGATCTCAGTACTCGTCGTCCTTCGCGTAAGTCCTTGATCGCCAAATCCATAATCCGAAAAAGATCTTCGTTCCCAACTTCATCTGCCTCTATCTCGCTGCCACCATCTGATATTCCCTTGTTCAAAGACTTATGTCAGATGTCCTATGAATCCACA CAACTTAAGACCCAAACTGTATTGGAACTGCAGActcatattgaagaaaatccatCTAGCATACCAACTGATTTAGTAAGCAGCGCACCTAATAGTCCGGCCCCCATATCCCGTATTACACAGATGTTAACTGAACACGAACATTTGACAGTGGAAGGGGACTCTAAGATCAGCAAGGAGATTTCAACGATTAATCAGGTGCTGAAAAGGACCAAGGAGTGGGAAATAAAGAGCAGAACGAGATCACAGTCTTCGGGGAGTGGTAGTGCCAGGAGAGAGCAAAAACTggtaacaacaaaaacaaagcaGTCATCAGGTAGTGGAGTTGCCAAGAAAGAACAAAAAGCTGATAACAGTGGAAAGAAAGGAAAGAA AAATATTTTACACAAGTTGATCAGGAATGCTAAAAGAGATTACATGAACACCTTTGTCACGAAATACACTTCAGCAACAAAATCACTTTGGTCTCACGTGGATAACCTCTGCGGTAGATCCAAACctgaaacagaaataaaatctaTCATTAATAATGAAGgacaggaaataacaaacacgCAACAAATTGTAGAGGAATTCGGAAGATATTACAACGAAGTAGGTAAAAAGCAAGCAGATAATATACCTTATACTTTAGAAAATAAAGagg GAGAAAAGGACAAGATGACAAATTATAGACCGATATGTCTTATATCGAATGTAGCCAAAATTTTAGAGAAATTATTGAAGATCAGAATTGTCAAGTtcctagaaaaaaataaaattatatctgaACACCAGTACGGTTTCAGAGAAGGTAAATCGACTGAAGATGCGATTAGGAGAATGATAGCGAGGATAAACGGTTGGTTAGATGGTAGAAAAACTGGCCTGTGTGTCTTTGTAGACCTTGAAAAGGCCTTCGACACTGTTTCACACAAAAAACTTTCAGATAAACTCTACCGAAACGGCTTCCGGG TGCGATGGATAAATGTAGCACACTTCATCGACGagcattgtattataaaattatgcttCGGATAA
- the LOC123680839 gene encoding uncharacterized protein LOC123680839, with amino-acid sequence MRDRFSNLRLADPEFYNPAPVDILLGVQSYFDILTDEPQHIIGKPSAISTRLVWVIMGGVSSAISQIVQSLFVTSEEELLNDTLKMFWESEDISNPGVNLSPEDTFCEEYFSSTVSRDLTGRYITRLPFKNNSRPKLGTNRQRSLERFHKLECRFKRDPEYYRLYKENLREYVEQGHMVPAPQSSD; translated from the coding sequence ATGAGAGATCGCTTTTCTAATCTACGACTCGCTGATCCTGAATTTTATAACCCTGCTCCGGTTGATATCTTATTAGGGGTTCAATCATACTTCGATATTCTGACGGACGAACCGCAGCATATAATCGGTAAACCAAGTGCGATATCCACGAGATTAGTCTGGGTTATAATGGGAGGTGTGTCGTCAGCGATTTCCCAAATTGTTCAGTCATTGTTTGTGACATCCGAGGAAGAGTTACTCAATGACACCTTGAAAATGTTCTGGGAATCGGAAGATATATCAAATCCGGGCGTGAATCTCTCCCCAGAGGATACCTTTTGCGAGGAATATTTCTCTTCTACGGTATCACGAGACTTGACGGGACGGTACATAACTAGACTCCCCTTCAAAAATAATTCTCGTCCTAAGTTAGGCACAAATCGACAGCGATCATTGGAGCGGTTTCATAAGCTGGAGTGTAGGTTCAAACGCGATCCGGAGTATTACAGGTTATATAAAGAAAATTTGAGGGAATATGTAGAACAGGGACATATGGTCCCAGCTCCTCAAAGTTCCGACTAG
- the LOC123680190 gene encoding uncharacterized protein LOC123680190 produces MKASSSKIGYINIRSLIPSLEEFKQFITSNNFDVVGVSETWLNKTMNYENILIDGYRGIYQSKNGRGGGVGLFIKVGFNITRIENEYTNNSSFEQVWIRMRLSKMDIVLGCIYKPPQYSQSNFLTDFDDILSSLAPLSDNICCVGNFNLNYLNYSSKEVREFNLLLSSLGLAQVFTNSTRVTLKSESLIDLIFMSDNMEVVKCDTLASMFSDHEFIFCEIQIPTLRKKTELKKYRNYKDIDIQQFDQNLRSIPWRNILDIDNADGKVDFINSNINALLDLHAPMRKIRLSKSKKQPWLDNIRHLMKLRGKALRVCLHHTAWEAEGSQCEGSRAGGRRLS; encoded by the coding sequence ATGAAAGCAAGTAGTTCAAAAATTGGTTATATAAATATAAGATCTCTAATTCCAAGTCTTGAAGAGTTCAAACAATTCATTACCTCGAATAATTTCGATGTTGTAGGTGTATCGGAAACATGGctcaataaaacaatgaacTACGAAAACATCTTAATTGACGGATATAGGGGTATCTATCAAAGTAAAAATGGTAGAGGTGGAGGCGTGGGATTATTCATCAAGGTAGGTTTTAATATCACACGTATTGAAAACGAGTATACAAATAACTCTAGTTTTGAACAAGTCTGGATTCGAATGCGTCTAAGTAAGATGGATATTGTTCTAGGATGTATTTACAAACCACCGCAATACAGTCAATCTAACTTTTTGAcagattttgatgatattttatcCTCATTAGCACCTCTTTCTGACAATATATGCTGTGTTGGTAATTTCAATTTAAACTACCTGAATTACTCCTCTAAGGAAGTGAGAGAGTTCAACCTTCTGCTCAGTTCCTTGGGCCTGGCCCAAGTTTTTACCAATTCTACTAGAGTAACATTAAAAAGCGAATCCCTAATTGATCTGATCTTTATGTCTGATAATATGGAAGTGGTCAAGTGTGACACCCTGGCCTCAATGTTTTCAGATCACGAAttcattttttgtgaaattcaaatacctactctaagaaaaaaaacagaattaaaaaaatacagaaattacAAGGATATTGATATACAGCAGTTCGATCAGAACTTGCGCTCCATTCCATGGCGGAATATTCTCGACATAGACAATGCTGACGGGAAAGTTGACTTTATTAACTCAAATATAAACGCGTTGCTTGATCTACATGCACCAATGAGAAAGATTAGATTGTCGAAGTCTAAAAAACAACCCTGGCTTGACAATATTAGACACCTAATGAAACTGCGTGGCAAAGCCttaagagtctgtttacaccacactgcttgggAAGCAGAGGGGTCGCAATGTGAAGGGTCAAGAGCGGGTGGGCGTCGACTATCGTAG
- the LOC123680841 gene encoding uncharacterized protein PF11_0207-like — translation MKREEEYTSDEGKRRRDEDDEEEGFTKSKKIFRSPQKSKTSIQDDKMDKVMEMMQTMMQEMREIRVEQRNYQEEIRELRKESENIKGENEKLKAEMKLLQAKLESMDRDKRRNNIVISGLVMRDVQQDSLESEMKNFFKKNLELDPKLKTTKKIGVKTYIVELESEYEKFKVMKNKSKLKKCEGEIIYINDDMTKVQMEIKKKLREFGKEEKKAGKTVKEGFQKLIIDNVKYRWNEERGKIEKSKPKN, via the coding sequence ATGAAGAGGGAAGAAGAATATACGAGTGATGAAGGAAAAAGAAGAAGGGATGAGGACGATGAGGAGGAAGGGTTTACCAAAAGTAAGAAAATATTTCGATCACCACAAAAATCGAAAACAAGCATCCAAGATGATAAAATGGATAAGGTGATGGAAATGATGCAGACTATGATGCAGGAAATGAGAGAAATAAGAGTGGAACAGCGAAACTACCAGGAAGAGATAAGGGAATTGAGGAAGGAAAGTGAGAATATTAAGGGGGAAAATGAAAAACTTAAAGCTGAGATGAAGCTTTTACAGGCTAAACTGGAGAGTATGGATAGAGATAAAAGGAGGAATAATATAGTGATAAGTGGACTAGTCATGAGAGACGTCCAGCAAGATTCACTAGAAtctgaaatgaagaattttttcaaaaagaactTGGAATTAGACCCTAAGCTGAAAACCACCAAGAAAATAGGGGTAAAAACCTATATCGTTGAATTAGAGAGTGAATATGAGAAATTCAAGGTGATGAAAAATAAGAGTAAATTGAAGAAATGTGAAGGGGAAATAATTTACATCAACGATGATATGACGAAAGTACAAATggagataaagaaaaaattgagggAATTTGGGAAAGAGGAGAAAAAAGCAGGCAAGACTGTGAAGGAAGGTTTTCAGAAATTGATTATAGACAACGTGAAGTATAGATGGAATGAGGAAAggggaaaaatagaaaaatcaaaGCCAAAAAACTAG
- the LOC123680840 gene encoding uncharacterized protein LOC123680840, with translation MGMRQKSRIKAVEMKYLRRVKGVTRLNKIRNESICQDLEIEPLQDFVERRQLSWWGHLNRMNNERPAKQIWEAKIQKRKKRGRPEQTWNNTITEIIKERGRTWREARDMAVDKRAWTKFVHGGEIQQ, from the coding sequence ATGGGCATGAGACAGAAAAGTAGAATCAAAGCAGTAGAAATGAAATACCTCAGAAGAGTGAAGGGAGTGACAAGATTGAATAAAATAAGGAACGAGTCAATATGTCAAGATCTGGAGATAGAGCCATTACAGGATTTTGTAGAGAGAAGACAACTCAGCTGGTGGGGACATTTGAATAGAATGAACAACGAGAGGCCTGCGAAGCAAATATGGGAGGCCAAAATCCAAAAGAGGAAGAAAAGAGGAAGACCAGAACAAACATGGAACAACACCATCACCGAAATAATTAAGGAGAGAGGACGAACATGGAGAGAAGCAAGAGATATGGCTGTGGATAAAAGAGCATGGACCAAATTCGTACATGGGGGAGAAATCCAACaatga